From the genome of Miscanthus floridulus cultivar M001 chromosome 10, ASM1932011v1, whole genome shotgun sequence, one region includes:
- the LOC136488090 gene encoding uncharacterized protein, which translates to MDMEAPPLPPPPPLRTRFAVAKRLPRRSSRKRPTDELPLAPLKALKASPGSFAHWVAEAQAAIQHGVASVRVAPKGPAAQGGVAEVAPMQTREGALLPRGGEAHESDRAGVPLVAEAPGVFEAEATEATAPMTAETAVATVGVSASAEATMAEAEAPETVEAIAMAAMPSVQEAEMKVAEALVAPLELKTRSLGKSVFLRWERGVWDQLQRQKGLLAGANEPLSARSAEVEDLRLRCADTKVKAAMAQAQLAPLAARVKELEEELTRVVSDQDAFRGRAVEATASAAAHAGQLGVEQRAHQLTKGALDEALAAAEASRTEAVIWRGTVEGEF; encoded by the exons atggatatggAGGCGCCGCCtctgccgccacctccgccgtTGCGGACGAGGTTCGCCGTGGCGAAACGGTTGCCGCGCCGTTCAAG tcggaagcggcctacggacgagctccccttggcgccccttaaggcgctcaaggcgagccctggctccttcgcccactgggtggcagaggcacaagccgctatccaacacgGCGTGGCGTCGGTGAGGGTCGCCCCAAAGgggccggccgcccaaggaggggttgccgaggtggcccctatgcagacgagggagggagcgcttctgcctcgtgggggcgaggctcacgagtcggataGGGCCggtgtgcccttggttgccgaggcccccggggtcttcgaggctgaggcgacggaggccacggcgcccatgaccgccgagaccgcagtggccaCGGTTGGTGtctctgcgtctgccgaggccacgatggcggaggccgaagcCCCCGAGACCGTCGAGGCCATCGCAATGGCGGCGATGCCGTctgtccaggaggcggagatgaaggtggcggaggccttggtggcgcccttg GAGCtcaagacccggtcccttgggaagtcggtctttctccggtgggagaggggcgtctgggaccagcttcagcggcagaagggtcTTCTTGCCGGTGCCAACGAGCCCCTGTCGGCACggagcgcggaggtagaggacctccgccttcgttgtgccgacacgAAGGTCAAGGCGGCCATGGCCCAGGCACAACTCGCCCCTCTAGCGGCGCGggttaaggagttggaggaggagctcacccgcgtggTCAGTGAccaggatgccttcaggggccgagccgttgaagctacggcctcggccgcggctcacgcggggcagctgggggtggaacagagggcgcaccagctgacgaaaggtgccttggacgaggcccttgctgcagctgaggcctcgcgGACTGAGGCTGTaatttggagggggacggtcgagggtgagttctag
- the LOC136486310 gene encoding probable F-box protein At2g36090 — MGAGAMEASSPAAFDGDGTSTTIEDLPADVLALVLRRLDGASLAAVGCASSGLHGLATDPDTWRALCLAMWPSVRDLLPCLGLGGGDVDHRAFFADAFPFPCSDSPSPPPPSPSHPQPQPLPARLVSAVDLSHAGVSILSRVVETDADSDWFLGAPFRVDALVQEGFTLPTAASASGISHADLELNWVLLDPATGRALNASSRRAVAVDRKWLTGDTVARFAVVLSGGEGGVALDAAVTCDERYGHVREVSLRVEDADGAGVSGRDGLAAVAAAMAAPRRRGCRGGAAAEDAARERYEDFVRGKRARKEWKARREGILDLCCSGVGAAAFLGFLVMLTFR, encoded by the coding sequence ATGGGTGCTGGCGCGATGGAGGCCTCTTCCCCGGCTGCCTTCGACGGCGACGGCACGAGCACGACCATCGAGGACCTCCCGGCGGACGTCCTGGCCCTCGTGCTCCGCCGCCTCGATGGCGCGTCGCTGGCGGCCGTCGGGTGCGCGAGCTCGGGCCTCCACGGCCTCGCCACCGACCCGGACACGTGGCGGGCGCTCTGCCTCGCCATGTGGCCCTCCGTCCGCGACCTCCTCCCCTGCCTAggcctcggcggcggcgacgtCGACCACCGGGCGTTCTTCGCCGACGCCTTCCCCTTCCCGTGCTCGGACTCCCCATCCCCTCCCCCGCCCTCGCCCTCGCACCCGCAGCCGCAGCCCCTGCCGGCGCGCCTCGTGTCGGCCGTCGATCTGAGCCACGCGGGGGTCAGCATCCTCTCCCGCGTCGTCGAGACGGACGCCGACTCGGACTGGTTCCTGGGCGCGCCGTTCCGCGTCGACGCGCTGGTGCAGGAAGGCTTCACGTTGCCGACGGCCGCCTCGGCGTCGGGGATCTCCCACGCCGACCTCGAGCTCAACTGGGTGCTGCTCGACCCGGCCACGGGCCGCGCGCTCAACGCGTCCAGCCGCCGCGCCGTGGCCGTCGACCGCAAGTGGCTCACGGGGGACACCGTGGCGCGCTTCGCCGTCGTGCTATCCGGCGGCGAAGGCGGCGTCGCGCTCGACGCCGCCGTCACGTGCGACGAGCGGTACGGCCACGTCCGCGAGGTCAGCCTGCGCGTCGAGGACGCCGACGGCGCCGGCGTCAGCGGCAGGGACGggctcgccgccgtcgccgccgccatggccgcgcccAGGCGGCGCGGGTGCCGCGGGGGCGCCGCGGCGGAGGACGCGGCGAGGGAAAGGTACGAGGACTTCGTCAGGGGGAAGAGGGCGCGCAAGGAGTGGAAGGCCAGGCGCGAGGGCATCCTTGACCTCTGCTGCTCCGGCGTCGGCGCCGCCGCGTTCCTCGGCTTCCTGGTTATGCTCACGTTCCGGTGA